A single genomic interval of Pyrobaculum arsenaticum DSM 13514 harbors:
- a CDS encoding carbohydrate ABC transporter permease, whose protein sequence is MRITLILFSLPLFITTILLYGFLAWNLYFSFTNFSVLNPDYRFVGLATYFQLFSDPLFQSALVKTLFWIVVLVAVGNLAGLVIASLIYNVASATWRNILTAYFIYPLSLSLVASGIIWRWLLDADRGIGRFLGNPLQGDAAFWSISLVSVWVYSGLATLFYLAMFYNVDKSQLESAQIDGASKLYTMLSIVIPQSKQSLIISTIFFTLFAIQMFDLPYSILFLNPNTMTLVMYTFMKFTAFYLAVASASAVVIIAISAVMVIPYALLSLKRWIK, encoded by the coding sequence ATGAGGATAACCCTAATACTTTTTTCTCTCCCCCTCTTTATTACTACAATACTCCTCTACGGCTTCTTGGCGTGGAATTTGTACTTCTCATTTACTAACTTCTCAGTGCTGAACCCAGACTACAGATTTGTTGGGCTTGCAACTTATTTCCAGCTCTTTTCAGATCCCTTGTTCCAAAGCGCCTTGGTTAAAACGCTGTTCTGGATTGTCGTGCTGGTAGCTGTGGGCAACTTAGCGGGGCTCGTCATAGCATCTCTCATCTACAACGTGGCGAGTGCCACGTGGAGAAATATCCTCACGGCGTATTTTATATACCCCCTATCCCTCTCTCTAGTAGCGTCGGGGATAATATGGAGATGGCTACTAGACGCGGACAGGGGGATAGGCCGCTTTTTAGGAAACCCTCTACAAGGAGATGCAGCATTTTGGAGCATTTCCCTAGTCTCTGTTTGGGTCTACTCCGGCTTAGCTACGCTGTTTTACCTAGCCATGTTCTACAACGTGGACAAGTCACAACTGGAATCAGCTCAAATTGACGGGGCTAGCAAGCTCTATACGATGTTAAGCATAGTAATTCCTCAATCTAAGCAGAGTCTTATAATATCTACAATATTTTTTACATTATTTGCAATTCAAATGTTTGACTTACCTTATTCGATACTTTTTTTAAATCCTAATACCATGACTCTTGTAATGTATACATTTATGAAATTTACAGCTTTCTACTTAGCCGTGGCGAGCGCGTCGGCCGTGGTGATAATAGCAATATCG
- a CDS encoding ABC transporter substrate-binding protein — MKLSQVVGIVVALVVVALLGYYLGSMSQQPQTTAPPSQTTASPQPTTPSAPKKITFYTWWAGLERFAIDAVIGNFTKKTGIAVEKTAVPGGAGVNAKFAILALMQAGNPPAAFQVHCGPEMLSYIYVAPKGEASFMELSNVAKEIDMSTQAPDVLSACSLNGKVFALPVNIHRANLIFINKQVLDKLGGSVPTTLDDLVALCKKASAAGMPCLIQAGADQFTVLHLWEQVFLAVAGPQKFIMFMYGTLSPDDPSLKQATEKFLELAKSFPANWPALDWTGAVADLVAGKGLAHVDGDWVVGLIYNVYPQVKMCPYTSITPDCNIVVAPFPGTQGVYNLVIDSVAVPAGGPTTQLGIEFVKFFAGPEGQSIFNPLKGSIAVYKNIDPAIYPTPIQRWEVQEYRDARSYVFSLTHGALFSDVWQMLLQQAIVLVQTGRADLWYDTLSKALSTERSLWKDTWYLGAPGKPFGGYQPPWVK; from the coding sequence ATGAAGTTATCTCAAGTAGTAGGGATTGTTGTCGCGTTGGTTGTTGTGGCGTTGTTGGGGTATTACCTCGGTTCTATGTCGCAACAGCCGCAAACTACGGCGCCGCCTTCACAGACTACGGCATCGCCTCAGCCGACCACACCGTCGGCCCCTAAGAAGATTACGTTTTACACCTGGTGGGCTGGTCTTGAGAGGTTTGCCATCGATGCCGTTATTGGAAACTTTACTAAAAAGACCGGCATCGCTGTAGAGAAGACGGCGGTGCCTGGCGGCGCCGGTGTGAATGCCAAGTTTGCAATCTTGGCGCTGATGCAGGCGGGGAATCCGCCGGCTGCATTCCAAGTACACTGCGGCCCCGAGATGTTGAGCTATATCTACGTTGCACCGAAGGGCGAGGCCAGCTTTATGGAGCTGAGCAACGTGGCCAAGGAAATAGATATGTCTACCCAAGCGCCTGACGTTCTGTCTGCGTGTTCCCTCAACGGTAAGGTTTTCGCGCTTCCCGTCAATATCCACAGGGCTAACCTCATCTTCATAAACAAACAAGTTCTCGACAAACTCGGCGGCTCTGTCCCCACAACCCTAGACGATTTGGTTGCTCTCTGCAAGAAGGCCTCTGCCGCCGGGATGCCATGCCTAATCCAAGCGGGCGCAGATCAGTTCACAGTGCTACACCTCTGGGAGCAAGTTTTCCTTGCGGTGGCGGGGCCCCAGAAGTTTATAATGTTCATGTACGGCACTCTGTCACCCGATGACCCCTCGCTAAAACAAGCCACGGAGAAGTTCTTAGAACTAGCTAAGTCATTCCCAGCTAACTGGCCAGCCCTAGACTGGACAGGCGCCGTCGCTGACTTAGTTGCGGGCAAAGGGCTGGCTCACGTAGACGGGGATTGGGTAGTGGGCCTAATATACAACGTGTATCCCCAGGTGAAGATGTGCCCCTACACCTCGATAACTCCAGACTGTAACATAGTTGTCGCGCCGTTCCCCGGGACCCAGGGAGTTTACAATCTGGTGATAGACTCAGTCGCGGTGCCGGCCGGCGGTCCGACCACGCAATTGGGCATAGAGTTTGTCAAGTTCTTCGCGGGGCCAGAGGGGCAGTCTATCTTCAACCCATTAAAGGGCTCAATAGCAGTGTACAAGAACATAGATCCCGCAATATACCCCACCCCAATACAGAGGTGGGAAGTACAGGAGTATAGAGACGCCAGATCCTACGTGTTCAGCCTTACCCACGGCGCGTTGTTCTCAGACGTCTGGCAGATGTTGTTGCAACAAGCCATAGTCCTTGTGCAGACGGGGAGGGCAGATCTGTGGTACGACACCTTGTCAAAAGCGCTGTCCACAGAGCGCTCCCTGTGGAAGGACACCTGGTACCTCGGCGCGCCGGGTAAGCCCTTCGGCGGCTACCAACCGCCGTGGGTTAAATGA
- a CDS encoding zinc finger domain-containing protein: MSIRGAKFHGPSPPSDTVTNWVLAPLERGVVFACPNCGKTTVVRSARSRKLGVTYRCPECGFVGP; this comes from the coding sequence ATGTCTATTCGTGGTGCTAAGTTCCACGGCCCGTCTCCGCCTTCAGATACGGTGACAAACTGGGTGTTGGCTCCGCTGGAGAGAGGGGTAGTATTTGCGTGCCCAAACTGTGGCAAGACGACGGTTGTGCGGAGCGCGAGGTCTAGGAAGCTAGGAGTTACGTATCGTTGCCCTGAGTGCGGTTTTGTAGGACCCTAA
- a CDS encoding elongation factor 1-beta: protein MSAEVALVYRVLPDSVEVNIDKLKTDIINKLSPKYKVDKVEVEEIGFGIKALRFYIRMPESEEYSSDEVEELLRSVEGVGGYELEYFSRLSF from the coding sequence ATGTCGGCAGAAGTTGCACTGGTATATAGGGTCCTTCCAGACAGTGTAGAGGTAAATATAGACAAACTAAAAACCGATATTATAAACAAGTTAAGTCCCAAGTATAAAGTAGATAAGGTGGAAGTAGAGGAAATAGGGTTCGGCATTAAGGCCTTGAGGTTTTATATAAGAATGCCGGAGTCCGAGGAATACTCTTCCGACGAGGTTGAGGAGTTGCTAAGATCTGTAGAGGGGGTTGGGGGATACGAGCTGGAGTACTTCTCTAGGCTTAGTTTTTGA
- a CDS encoding CDC48 family AAA ATPase, which translates to MSEWIELRVLESKARDANRPVVRIDPEVMERTGIAVGDVIEIVGRRRTAAKVWNGLPEDRGKGVIRMNSILRKNADVSLNETVKVRRVEPKPAAFVKLAPVSMTIAVDANFLQYIKQRLREYVVVEGDMLQIYVLSQPLTFQVVQTKPSNAILIITEDTQIQIFEKPVSGVKIPHVTWEDIGDLEDAKQKIRELVELPLRHPELFKHLGIEPPKGILLIGPPGTGKTLLAKAVANEANAYFVAINGPEIMSKYYGESEARLREIFEEAKKNAPAIIFIDEIDAIAPKREEVTGEVEKRVVAQLLTLMDGLQERGQVVVIGATNRPDAVDPALRRPGRFDREIWINPPDFKGRYEILQIHTRNMPLAPDVDLRKLAEITHGFSGADLAALAREAAMSALRRAIQSGLIDLNQPSIPPEVFEQIKVTMADFTSALREIVPSALREIHIEVPRVRWEDVGGLENVKQELREAVEWPLKYPEKFKKFGLRPPKGILLFGPPGTGKTLLAKAVATESGANFIAVRGPEIFSKWVGESEKMVREIFRKARMAAPAVVFIDEIDALATARGFGGDSLVSERVVAQLLAEMDGIKALENVVVIAATNRPDLVDPALLRPGRFDRIIYVPPPDYKARLDILLIHTRATPLAKDVGLEELARRTEGYSGADLELLVREATFLALREDINAKEVSMRHFEEALKKVRPSVAPDMLKFYETWLEKARQLTVSPKAKATPPLYL; encoded by the coding sequence GTGTCTGAATGGATTGAGCTTAGGGTTCTTGAGAGTAAGGCTCGGGATGCCAATAGGCCCGTGGTTAGGATTGATCCTGAAGTGATGGAGAGAACGGGGATTGCTGTTGGCGATGTGATCGAAATAGTGGGGAGGAGGAGGACGGCCGCCAAGGTGTGGAACGGCTTGCCTGAGGATAGGGGGAAGGGCGTCATAAGGATGAACAGCATATTGAGGAAAAACGCCGATGTTTCACTTAATGAGACTGTTAAGGTTAGGCGGGTCGAGCCGAAGCCGGCGGCTTTTGTAAAGCTGGCGCCTGTATCTATGACAATCGCAGTTGATGCTAACTTTCTACAATATATCAAGCAGAGGCTGAGGGAGTACGTGGTTGTGGAGGGCGACATGTTGCAGATATACGTGCTGAGCCAGCCCCTTACGTTCCAAGTAGTGCAGACAAAGCCTTCCAACGCTATTCTTATAATTACCGAAGACACGCAGATCCAGATATTTGAAAAGCCTGTCTCCGGCGTCAAGATACCTCATGTCACTTGGGAGGATATTGGTGATTTGGAGGATGCTAAGCAGAAGATTCGGGAGCTTGTGGAGCTTCCTCTTCGTCACCCGGAGCTTTTTAAGCATTTGGGTATTGAGCCGCCTAAGGGTATTCTGTTAATTGGCCCTCCCGGTACTGGGAAGACGCTTTTGGCAAAAGCCGTTGCCAACGAGGCCAACGCCTACTTCGTAGCCATAAATGGGCCGGAGATTATGTCTAAGTACTACGGCGAGAGTGAGGCTAGGCTGAGGGAGATATTCGAAGAGGCTAAGAAAAACGCCCCGGCGATAATCTTCATCGACGAAATAGACGCCATAGCCCCCAAGAGGGAGGAGGTGACGGGCGAAGTGGAGAAGAGAGTAGTAGCCCAGCTGTTGACATTAATGGACGGACTACAAGAAAGAGGCCAAGTAGTAGTCATAGGAGCCACCAACAGACCAGACGCAGTAGACCCAGCACTAAGAAGACCAGGAAGATTCGACAGAGAGATTTGGATTAATCCGCCAGATTTCAAGGGGAGGTACGAAATTCTGCAAATTCATACCCGCAACATGCCGCTGGCGCCGGATGTTGACTTAAGGAAGTTGGCTGAGATCACACATGGCTTCTCTGGAGCAGATCTCGCCGCGTTGGCGAGAGAGGCTGCGATGTCGGCGTTGAGGAGGGCAATTCAGAGTGGGCTTATTGATCTGAACCAGCCGTCGATACCGCCTGAGGTGTTTGAACAGATTAAGGTCACCATGGCGGATTTCACCAGCGCGCTGAGGGAGATTGTGCCCTCTGCGCTGAGGGAGATACATATCGAGGTGCCGAGAGTGAGGTGGGAGGATGTTGGCGGCTTGGAGAACGTGAAGCAAGAGCTTAGGGAGGCTGTGGAGTGGCCGCTTAAATATCCGGAAAAGTTTAAGAAGTTCGGCCTTAGGCCGCCGAAGGGGATTCTGCTCTTTGGGCCACCAGGTACGGGGAAGACCCTACTCGCCAAGGCGGTGGCCACGGAGTCGGGGGCCAACTTCATAGCCGTTAGGGGGCCTGAGATCTTCTCTAAGTGGGTTGGCGAGAGCGAGAAGATGGTGAGAGAGATATTTAGGAAGGCGCGAATGGCGGCTCCCGCTGTTGTTTTTATTGACGAAATTGATGCCTTGGCCACTGCAAGGGGGTTTGGCGGGGATTCCCTAGTCAGCGAACGCGTAGTGGCTCAACTATTGGCGGAAATGGATGGCATAAAGGCGTTGGAGAACGTAGTCGTCATCGCGGCGACTAATAGGCCTGATTTAGTAGACCCGGCGTTGCTGAGGCCTGGGCGCTTCGACAGGATTATATACGTGCCGCCACCCGATTACAAGGCGCGGCTTGACATATTACTAATACATACGAGGGCCACGCCGCTTGCCAAGGACGTAGGCCTAGAAGAACTAGCCAGGAGGACCGAGGGATATTCGGGCGCCGATCTAGAGCTTCTGGTGAGAGAGGCCACCTTCTTGGCGTTGAGAGAGGATATAAACGCGAAGGAGGTGTCAATGAGACATTTCGAAGAGGCGTTAAAAAAGGTGAGGCCCTCAGTGGCTCCTGACATGCTTAAGTTCTACGAGACTTGGCTAGAGAAGGCGAGGCAACTTACGGTGTCTCCCAAGGCTAAGGCGACGCCGCCTCTGTACCTATGA
- the fen gene encoding flap endonuclease-1, whose protein sequence is MGVTELGKLIGKEARREVKLEALAGRCVALDAYNALYQFLASIRQPDGTPLMDRAGRITSHISGLFYRTINLMEAGIKPVYVFDGKPPEFKLAEIEERRKAKEKATEELVRAIKEGRRDEVAKYAKRAIFLTNEMVEDAKKLLTYMGVPWVQAPSEGEAQAAYMARRGHCWAVGSQDYDSLLFGSPRLVRNLATSPKRKVGDEVVELSPEIIELDAVLKSLRLRSREQLIDLAILLGTDYNPDGVPGIGPQRALKLIWEFGSLEKLLDTVLRGVTFPIDPVEIKRFFLNPPVTDTYTTDVTKPDDAKLRDFLVHEHDFGEERVERALERLKKAMGKLRTSALDSFF, encoded by the coding sequence ATGGGAGTAACTGAACTTGGGAAGCTTATTGGAAAAGAGGCGCGTAGGGAGGTCAAGTTGGAGGCCCTTGCAGGTAGGTGCGTAGCGCTCGATGCTTATAACGCTTTGTACCAATTTTTGGCGTCTATCAGACAGCCGGACGGTACTCCTCTTATGGATAGGGCAGGGCGTATCACCAGCCACATCTCGGGGCTGTTTTACCGCACGATTAACCTCATGGAGGCGGGTATTAAGCCCGTCTACGTCTTTGACGGAAAGCCTCCTGAGTTTAAGCTCGCCGAGATTGAGGAGAGAAGAAAAGCTAAGGAGAAGGCCACAGAAGAGCTTGTAAGAGCGATAAAAGAGGGCAGGAGGGATGAGGTGGCTAAATATGCAAAAAGGGCGATATTTCTCACAAACGAGATGGTGGAAGACGCCAAGAAGCTATTGACGTATATGGGTGTTCCTTGGGTACAAGCCCCAAGCGAGGGGGAGGCGCAGGCGGCGTATATGGCCAGGAGAGGGCACTGCTGGGCTGTGGGGAGCCAAGATTACGACTCTCTACTTTTCGGATCGCCTAGGCTTGTCAGAAACCTCGCAACGTCGCCCAAGCGGAAGGTGGGCGATGAGGTGGTAGAGCTCTCCCCAGAAATTATAGAGCTAGATGCCGTCTTGAAATCCCTTCGCTTAAGGAGCAGGGAGCAACTCATCGACTTGGCCATTCTGCTGGGCACCGACTACAACCCCGATGGGGTGCCGGGTATTGGACCCCAAAGGGCGCTCAAACTCATATGGGAGTTCGGCTCACTTGAGAAGTTGCTAGACACCGTTCTTAGGGGAGTGACATTTCCTATTGATCCTGTTGAGATAAAGAGGTTTTTCCTTAATCCGCCTGTGACAGATACTTATACCACAGATGTGACAAAGCCAGACGACGCGAAGTTGAGGGACTTTCTCGTGCATGAGCACGATTTTGGTGAAGAGAGAGTTGAGAGAGCACTAGAAAGGCTGAAAAAAGCCATGGGCAAGTTAAGAACTTCGGCGCTGGACTCCTTCTTTTAA
- the pcm gene encoding protein-L-isoaspartate O-methyltransferase — MAKKLVDDLEREGVLKSERVKKALLSVPREEFVMPEYRMMAYEDRPLPLFADATISAPHMVAMMCELIEPRPGMSILEVGTGSGYHAAVCAEAIERRGKVYTVEIVKGLAIYAAQNLERLGYWGVVEVFHSDGKRGLEKFAPYDAIIVTAAAASIPSALVNQLKDGGIMVIPVEEGFGQVLYKVVRRGEKTEKKAVTYVLFVPLR, encoded by the coding sequence ATGGCTAAAAAACTTGTCGACGATCTGGAGCGCGAAGGTGTTCTAAAAAGCGAGCGGGTGAAAAAGGCGCTTCTGTCAGTTCCAAGAGAGGAGTTCGTCATGCCCGAATATAGGATGATGGCATATGAGGATAGGCCACTTCCGCTATTTGCAGACGCCACTATCTCGGCCCCTCACATGGTGGCCATGATGTGCGAGCTAATAGAACCAAGACCAGGTATGAGTATCTTGGAGGTCGGGACTGGGTCTGGCTACCACGCAGCTGTATGCGCTGAGGCCATAGAGAGGAGGGGTAAGGTATATACAGTGGAGATTGTGAAGGGGCTTGCTATTTATGCCGCGCAGAATCTAGAGAGACTGGGATATTGGGGCGTTGTGGAGGTTTTTCACAGCGATGGAAAGAGGGGGCTGGAGAAATTTGCGCCGTACGACGCAATTATCGTTACTGCGGCGGCCGCGTCAATACCATCTGCGCTTGTAAACCAGTTGAAAGACGGCGGTATCATGGTGATTCCCGTTGAGGAAGGATTTGGGCAAGTACTTTACAAAGTGGTAAGGAGGGGAGAGAAGACGGAGAAGAAGGCCGTGACGTATGTGCTTTTCGTACCGTTGAGATAG
- the aspS gene encoding aspartate--tRNA(Asn) ligase translates to MYPKKTHWTSEVTPELHGSNVVVAGWVWELRDLGKIKFIVVRDREGFVQITLKAGKTPDHLFKIFSELGKEDVVVVKGIVESSKIAKSGVEIFPEEIWVLNKAKPLPLDIWSETPDLATRLKWRSVDLKRPRNLAVFSTASAILRAIRDVMYEEGFVEVFTPKIIVTSTEGGAELFPVMYFERVAYLSQSPQLYKEQLTASLERVFEIGPAYRAEKHNTDYHLNEFISVDAEAAFMDYNDIMDILEKLVKRVISTITTVAHRLEEAGLKPLLEISKIPRVDYDEAVERLRQLGYSISWGDDLNVEMQKALTKFYGPVYFLVHFPASLRPFYTKRKEGDKSESYDLIINGIEVASGATRVHRRDELEEEMKRRGLDPRLFESHLAVFDYGMPPHAGFGLGFNRLVAALLGLDNVRHATLYPRDRYRVEP, encoded by the coding sequence GTGTATCCCAAGAAGACTCACTGGACATCGGAAGTAACTCCAGAGCTTCACGGATCAAACGTCGTAGTGGCGGGCTGGGTTTGGGAGCTGAGAGATCTCGGGAAAATTAAGTTCATTGTGGTTAGGGACCGGGAGGGGTTTGTGCAGATTACTCTGAAGGCGGGGAAGACGCCTGATCACCTTTTTAAGATCTTTTCAGAACTGGGGAAGGAGGACGTTGTTGTAGTAAAGGGCATTGTGGAGTCCAGCAAAATTGCAAAGAGCGGCGTCGAGATATTCCCCGAGGAAATTTGGGTTTTGAACAAGGCGAAGCCTCTTCCACTTGATATTTGGTCAGAGACTCCAGATCTCGCCACAAGGCTAAAGTGGCGCTCAGTAGATTTGAAAAGGCCCCGGAATCTAGCTGTTTTCTCTACAGCGTCGGCAATTCTGCGGGCTATTAGGGATGTTATGTACGAAGAGGGATTCGTGGAGGTCTTCACCCCTAAGATCATCGTCACAAGCACAGAGGGGGGTGCGGAGTTGTTCCCAGTTATGTATTTTGAAAGAGTTGCATATCTCTCCCAGAGCCCCCAGCTGTACAAGGAGCAACTAACGGCGTCGCTTGAGAGGGTTTTCGAAATAGGCCCCGCCTACAGGGCCGAGAAGCACAACACCGACTACCACCTCAATGAGTTCATCTCCGTTGACGCAGAGGCGGCCTTTATGGACTACAACGACATAATGGACATACTTGAGAAGCTGGTTAAACGCGTCATCTCGACAATTACTACAGTCGCGCATAGGCTTGAAGAGGCGGGCTTAAAGCCGTTGCTGGAGATCTCTAAGATTCCGAGAGTAGACTACGACGAGGCTGTGGAGAGGCTGAGACAACTTGGCTACTCGATCAGCTGGGGGGATGACTTAAACGTAGAAATGCAGAAGGCGTTAACCAAGTTTTACGGACCTGTATACTTCCTAGTACACTTCCCAGCATCCCTCCGGCCGTTCTACACGAAGCGGAAGGAGGGAGACAAAAGCGAATCGTACGACTTAATAATCAACGGAATAGAAGTAGCCTCAGGCGCCACCAGAGTGCACAGAAGAGATGAACTAGAAGAGGAAATGAAGAGGAGGGGGCTTGACCCGAGGCTTTTCGAAAGCCACCTCGCTGTGTTTGACTACGGTATGCCCCCGCATGCGGGGTTTGGGCTCGGATTTAACAGGCTCGTTGCGGCGTTGCTTGGGCTAGACAACGTGAGACATGCGACGCTTTACCCCCGCGACAGGTATAGAGTAGAGCCCTAG
- a CDS encoding transcription elongation factor NusA, with amino-acid sequence MVKIPFCEFCVKTRVLCQKCQSLIDSGRYSWLDVEVSDALLKVSRKMNLSEVEYVKSYEVDDLLIILLRNVKRIPRGAFMQLEKELSSIIGRSVKVVEHGSVNEVIAQLVSPAKLLTISTSWLPDGTTETVVKIPSRELRRLPIKPERLQAIISQISGATVKVELVKERELRV; translated from the coding sequence ATGGTTAAGATACCATTTTGCGAGTTCTGCGTAAAGACGCGGGTGCTGTGCCAAAAGTGTCAGTCGCTTATAGATAGCGGGAGGTATAGCTGGCTCGACGTGGAGGTCTCAGACGCCTTATTAAAGGTGAGTCGTAAAATGAACTTATCGGAGGTGGAATATGTAAAGTCATACGAGGTGGACGACTTATTAATTATACTACTTAGAAACGTAAAGAGGATCCCCCGCGGCGCCTTTATGCAGTTAGAGAAAGAGTTATCCTCCATAATTGGGCGTAGCGTCAAAGTGGTGGAACACGGAAGCGTGAATGAGGTTATTGCGCAGCTTGTATCCCCCGCCAAGTTGCTTACGATATCAACGTCGTGGTTACCGGATGGCACTACTGAGACTGTAGTTAAGATCCCGTCGAGGGAGCTGAGGCGGTTGCCAATAAAGCCAGAGCGGCTTCAAGCTATCATAAGCCAAATTTCAGGCGCCACTGTGAAAGTGGAGCTTGTGAAGGAGAGGGAACTAAGGGTGTAG